One Cellulomonas soli DNA window includes the following coding sequences:
- a CDS encoding GH1 family beta-glucosidase: MQPYPQLPPGFRLGASTAAYQVEGAWDADGKGPSIWDEFTTRPGAVRHGESGRVAIDHYHRFREDVGHLADLGLDDYRFSISWPRVQPTGTGEPNGTGLDFYDRLVDALLAAGIRPVPTLYHWDLPLALQERGGWLERSTAHAFGEYAALVVARLGDRVHDWITLNEISVHTLYGHALTDHAPALGLGFGALVAGHHQLLAHGLGVRAIREADPAHRVGIAQQHFPVTAASDAPEDLEAAEMFRVLTNWAFSDPILHGRYPADWVADLLPVDPAQLAEDLALIAAPLDFYGVNYYEPSCVEAPRPDKDYSGVLEVDVPEGMPFSPVPVEAAERTDFGWPVAPEGLTQILRDLDARYPDLPPVVVTESGASYHDVVDEDGRVADPRRIAYVDAHLRAVLDAVDSGVDVRGFYVWSAFDNFEWAAGYDERFGLVHVDLGTQVRTRKDSFAWYREVIASQPGRQARAGGSTPTPDGAVARPAPSPGAATAG, encoded by the coding sequence GTGCAGCCCTACCCGCAGCTCCCCCCGGGATTCCGTCTCGGAGCCTCGACCGCCGCGTACCAGGTCGAGGGCGCGTGGGATGCCGACGGGAAGGGCCCGAGCATCTGGGACGAGTTCACGACCCGGCCCGGCGCGGTCAGGCACGGCGAGTCCGGTCGCGTCGCGATCGACCACTACCACCGGTTCCGCGAGGACGTCGGCCACCTCGCGGACCTCGGCCTGGACGACTACCGGTTCTCGATCTCCTGGCCGCGCGTGCAGCCAACCGGGACGGGTGAGCCCAACGGCACCGGCCTGGACTTCTACGACCGGCTCGTCGACGCGCTGCTGGCCGCCGGCATCCGCCCGGTGCCCACGCTCTACCACTGGGACCTGCCGCTCGCGCTGCAGGAGCGGGGCGGCTGGCTCGAGCGCTCGACGGCACACGCCTTCGGCGAGTACGCCGCGCTCGTCGTGGCCCGGCTCGGCGACCGCGTGCACGACTGGATCACCCTGAACGAGATCTCCGTGCACACGCTGTACGGCCACGCGCTGACCGACCACGCACCCGCGCTCGGACTCGGGTTCGGTGCGCTGGTCGCCGGGCACCACCAGCTGCTCGCGCACGGGCTGGGCGTCCGTGCGATCCGCGAGGCAGACCCGGCGCACCGCGTCGGCATCGCGCAGCAGCACTTCCCGGTGACCGCCGCGTCCGACGCCCCGGAGGACCTCGAGGCCGCCGAGATGTTCCGGGTCCTGACCAACTGGGCGTTCTCCGACCCGATCCTGCACGGTCGCTACCCGGCCGACTGGGTCGCCGACCTGCTGCCCGTCGACCCTGCACAGCTCGCCGAGGACCTCGCCCTGATCGCCGCACCGCTCGACTTCTACGGCGTCAACTACTACGAGCCGTCGTGCGTCGAGGCGCCCCGGCCCGACAAGGACTACTCCGGCGTCCTCGAGGTCGACGTGCCCGAGGGGATGCCGTTCTCGCCCGTGCCCGTGGAGGCGGCCGAGCGGACCGACTTCGGCTGGCCCGTCGCGCCCGAGGGGCTCACGCAGATCCTGCGCGACCTGGACGCCCGCTACCCGGACCTGCCGCCCGTGGTCGTCACCGAGAGCGGGGCGTCGTACCACGACGTCGTCGACGAGGACGGCCGGGTGGCCGACCCGCGCCGCATCGCCTACGTCGACGCGCACCTGCGCGCCGTGCTCGACGCGGTCGACAGCGGCGTGGACGTGCGTGGGTTCTACGTGTGGTCGGCGTTCGACAACTTCGAGTGGGCGGCCGGCTACGACGAGCGGTTCGGCCTCGTGCACGTCGACCTCGGCACGCAGGTGCGCACGCGCAAGGACTCGTTCGCCTGGTACCGCGAGGTCATCGCGTCGCAGCCAGGGCGGCAGGCGCGAGCGGGAGGGTCGACGCCGACCCCGGACGGCGCAGTCGCTCGACCAGCGCCGTCGCCAGGCGCAGCGACCGCGGGCTGA